The proteins below come from a single Erythrobacter sp. SG61-1L genomic window:
- a CDS encoding phage tail protein, translating to MSSDRLLSIGMFIFTTDGLSYQELERRMSWNWAAAPRFGARDALQFTGPGEDKITLNGVLVPEVAGKYSDIARLREMADSGQVQDVTLGEGDVLGQFVIVAVDHREQNIIMGGRARRYDFAVDLLRYQP from the coding sequence ATGAGTAGCGATCGTCTGCTCTCCATCGGCATGTTCATCTTCACCACCGATGGCCTCTCCTATCAGGAGCTGGAACGGCGCATGAGCTGGAACTGGGCCGCCGCGCCCCGTTTCGGCGCGCGCGATGCCCTGCAATTCACCGGGCCGGGCGAGGACAAGATCACGCTCAACGGCGTGCTGGTGCCCGAAGTGGCGGGCAAATATTCCGACATCGCCCGCCTGCGCGAAATGGCCGACAGCGGCCAGGTGCAGGATGTCACCCTGGGCGAAGGCGATGTGCTGGGCCAGTTCGTGATCGTGGCCGTGGATCACCGCGAACAGAACATCATCATGGGCGGCCGCGCCCGCCGCTATGACTTCGCGGTGGATCTGCTGAGGTATCAGCCATGA